In Canis lupus familiaris isolate Mischka breed German Shepherd chromosome 5, alternate assembly UU_Cfam_GSD_1.0, whole genome shotgun sequence, a genomic segment contains:
- the ACADVL gene encoding very long-chain specific acyl-CoA dehydrogenase, mitochondrial, which produces MQAARMAPSVGRQLRRLGVGSSRPSALLGQPLPGPACRPYASGAAQAVLEKSDSHSSEAPTREKQAKAESKSFAAGMFKGQLTTDQVFPYPSVLSEEQTQFLKELVGPVSRFFEEVNDPAKNDTLEKVEETTLQGLKELGAFGLQVPSELGGVGLCNTQYARLVEIVGTHDLGVGITLGAHQSIGFKGILLFGTKAQKEKYLPKLASGESIAAFCLTEPSSGSDAASIRSSAVPSPCGKYYTLNGSKIWISNGGLADVFTVFAKTPVTDAATGAVKEKITAFVVERSFGGVTHGPPEKKMGIKASNTAEVYFDSVRVPAENVLGEVGSGFKVAMHILNNGRFGMAAALAGTMRGIIAKAVDHAANRTQFGEKIHNFGLIQEKLARMAMLQYVTESMAYMVSANMDQGSTDFQIEAAISKIFGSEAAWKVTDECIQILGGMGFMKEPGVERVLRDLRIFRIFEGTNDILRLFVALQGCMDKGKELSGLGNALKNPFGNAGLLLGEAGKQLRRRAGLGSGLSLSGIIHQELNRSGELTVQALEQFATVVEAKLIKHKKGIVNEQFVLQRLADSAIDLYAMVVVLSRASRSLSEGHPTAQHEKMLCDSWCIEAAARVRETMAALQSDPQQQELFRNFKSISKALVERGGMVTSNPLGF; this is translated from the exons ATGCAGGCGGCACGGATGGCCCCGAGCGTGGGGCGGCAGCTGCGGAGGCTGGGGGTCGGAAG CTCGCGGCCCAGCGCgctcctggggcagcccctgcCCGGTCCGGCCTGCCGACCCTATGCCAGTGGGGCCGCTCAG GCGGTTCTGGAGAAGTCAGATTCCCACTCCTCTGAGGCTCCgaccagagagaagcaggccaaGGCG GAATCCAAGTCCTTTGCTGCGGGGATGTTCAAGGGTCAGCTCACCACCGATCAGGTGTTCCCTTACCCATCTG TACTCAGTGAGGAGCAGACCCAGTTTCTCAAAGAACTGGTGGGGCCTGTGTCCCGTTTCTTTGAG GAAGTGAACGATCCTGCCAAGAATGACACGTTGGAGAAGGTGGAGGAGACCACACTGCAAGGCCTCAAGGAGCTGGGGGCCTTTGGTCTGCAAGTACCCAGCGAGCTGGGTGGTGTGGGCCTCTGTAACACCCAG TACGCCCGCTTGGTGGAGATTGTGGGCACGCATGACCTTGGTGTGGGCATCACCCTGGGAGCCCATCAGAGCATCGGCTTCAAAGGCATCCTGCTCTTTGGAACAAAGgcccagaaagaaaaatacctccCCAAACTGGCATCTG GGGAGAGCATAGCTGCTTTCTGTCTAACGGAGCCCTCCAGTGGGTCAGATGCAGCCTCCATCCGATCATCAGCTGTGCCCAGCCCCTGTGGAAAATACTATACCCTCAATGGAAGCAAGATCTGGATCAG TAATGGGGGCCTGGCAGATGTCTTCACGGTCTTTGCCAAGACACCAGTTACAGATGCAGCCACAGGGGCTGTGAAAGAGAAGATCACAGCTTTTGTGGTGGAGAGGAGCTTTGGAGGTGTTACCCA CGGGCCCCCTGAAAAGAAGATGGGCATCAAAGCCTCCAACACGGCAGAGGTGTACTTTGACAGTGTGCGGGTGCCAGCAGAGAACGTGcttggggaggtggggagtggcTTCAAGGTCGCCATGCACATCCTCAACAACGGAAGGTTCGGTATGGCCGCAGCCCTTGCGGGCACCATGAGGGGCATCATTGCAAAGGCG GTGGATCATGCTGCTAATCGTACCCAGTTTGGGGAGAAAATTCACAACTTTGGGCTGATTCAAGAGAAGCTGGCCCGGATGGCGATGCTGCAGTATGTGACTGAG TCCATGGCTTACATGGTGAGCGCCAACATGGACCAGGGATCCACAGACTTCCAGATTGAGGCCGCCATCAGTAAAATCTTTGGCTCG GAGGCGGCCTGGAAGGTGACCGATGAGTGCATCCAGATATTGGGCGGCATGGGCTTCATGAAG GAGCCTGGAGTGGAGCGTGTTCTCCGAGATCTTCGCATTTTCCGGATCTTTGAGGGGACAAACGACATCCTCCGGCTGTTTGTGGCTCTGCAGGGCTGTATG GACAAAGGAAAGGAACTTTCTGGACTGGGCAATGCCCTCAAGAATCCCTTCGGGAATGCCGGTCTCCTGCTAGGAGAGGCAGGCAAACAGCTGAGGAG GCGGGCAGGGTTGGGCAGCGGCCTGAGTCTCAGCGGCATCATCCACCAGGAGCTGAACCGGAGCGGCGAGCTG ACCGTGCAGGCTCTGGAGCAGTTTGCCACTGTGGTGGAGGCCAAGCTGATAAAACACAAGAAGGGGATTGTCA ATGAACAGTTCGTGCTGCAGCGCCTGGCAGACAGTGCCATTGACCTCTACGCCATGGTGGTAGTTCTGTCCAG GGCCTCCAGATCCCTGAGCGAGGGCCACCCTACAGCCCAGCATGAGAAGATGCTCTGTGACAGCTGGTGTATTGAG GCCGCAGCCCGGGTCCGGGAGACCATGGCCGCTCTGCAGTCTGACCCGCAGCAACAGGAGCTCTTCCGGAACTTCAAAAGCATCTCTAAGGCCTTGGTAGAGCGAGGTGGCATGGTCACCAGCAACCCCCTCGGCTTCTGA